From Zingiber officinale cultivar Zhangliang chromosome 5B, Zo_v1.1, whole genome shotgun sequence, the proteins below share one genomic window:
- the LOC121987567 gene encoding uncharacterized protein LOC121987567, whose protein sequence is MGSVWVSYAPAKKDSDADRTPTRPGVGDGDGDGSHTHAVDKRQLLPVNEDLVLQRSRILTPPSIGDGGGAHDYAIDDSQLPEDGASRSERSGAPTKPPINDEGGAHHNAIDESQPPADGASRSDLSGAPTKPPINENQSLADEASRSELIGTPTKPLIKDGGGASHRAINESQQPADEALRSKRSRTPTSPPPKDGGGARHHAINERQLPTDGASRSKHSRTPPPPPINDGGGARHH, encoded by the exons ATGGGATCAGTTTGG GTTAGTTATGCACCGGCGAAGAAGGACTCGGATGCCGACAGAACTCCGACCCGACCGGGAGTCGGCGATGGCGATGGCGATGGATCCCATACTCATGCTGTCGACAAACGGCAGCTGCTGCCGGTAAATGAAGATTTGGTACTTCAACGTTCGAGAATCCTGACTCCGCCGTCGATCGGTGACGGCGGCGGAGCTCATGATTATGCAATCGACGATAGCCAACTGCCAGAGGATGGAGCATCGAGATCCGAGCGCTCAGGAGCTCCGACTAAGCCACCGATCAATGACGAGGGTGGAGCTCATCATAATGCAATCGATGAGAGCCAACCACCGGCGGATGGAGCGTCTAGATCCGATCTCTCAGGAGCTCCGACTAAGCCACCTATCAATGAGAACCAATCGCTGGCGGATGAAGCCTCGAGATCCGAGCTCATAGGAACTCCGACTAAGCCACTGATCAAAGACGGTGGTGGAGCTAGTCATCGTGCCATAAACGAGAGCCAACAGCCCGCCGATGAAGCCTTGAGATCTAAACGCTCGAGAACTCCGACTTCACCGCCGCCCAAAGACGGCGGTGGAGCTCGTCATCATGCTATAAACGAGAGGCAACTGCCGACGGATGGAGCCTCGAGATCCAAACACTCAAGAACTCCGCCTCCGCCGCCAATCAATGATGGCGGTGGAGCTCGTCatcattga